The genomic DNA GTCTTGGCCTCCATCACGACGACGGCACCGGAGTCGGCCTTGTAGTTCTCGCCGGTGATCTTGTCGAACTGCTGGCGGGCGGTCTTCATCGCCTTGTCGAGCTGGTACTCGGCGACGCGCTGCACGCGGGCGTCGATGCTGGTGACGAGGTTCGAACCGGGCTCCGGGGCATCGGACTCGGCCTTGCCGATCACGCGTCCGAGGTTGTCGACCTCGTAGCGGGTGACGCCGGCCTTGCCGCGCAGTTCCTTGTCGTACTCGCGCTCAAGACCCGAGCGGCCGACCTGGTCGGAGCGCAGATACGGCGAGTCGGAGTCCTTGGCCTGGGTGATCTCGTCGTCGGTGACCGGCGAGAGATAGCCCAGCACCTGTGCCGCGTTGGCGTCGCCGGGGGCCGCGTAGCGCCGTACGGCCTCGGGCTCGGCGGTGATGCCGGGGAAGTCCTCGGCGCGCTCGCGGATCTGGAGGGCCTGCTTGGCGGTGGCCTCGTCGGTGATCGGGATGGGCTGGTACGGCGAGCCGTTCCAGCAGGGCTGCGGGGTCTTCGCGTCGCACAGCCGGACCTTCTGGATGACGTCCGCGGGCTTCAGACCCAGCACGCCTGCCAGCTTGGTGAGGACGGCCTTGCCGTCGTCGGCCTGCTTCAGCAGGTCGGTGCGGGAGGCGGAGACCACCAGCCGGGTCTCATTGTCGGCGAGGGGCACACCGCGCGCGTCCAGTATCGAACCGCGCACCGCGGGCTCGACGACCTGCTGGACGTGGTTGCCGGACGCTTCCTTCTGGTACGCGGCGCCCTCACGGATCTGGAGGTACCAGAGGCGCCCGCCGAGGGTGCCGAGGAGGGAGAGGACGAGGATCTGGATGACGACGAGCCTGATCTGAACCCGTGGAGTCCGTCCGGTCTCCGGGATGTTGGTCATTGGTGCTGCCTCCCCCTCTCAGTGCGTGTACACGATGCGTGTATGAGTCATATACGACGGACCTGTGGATCCGTGACCCAACTCCCCGGTGTTCAAAGCCTCTTGACCCCCTTGATACGTCCCGCCCGGGCCACGCGCGCGCGGGCGGTCTTCATCCGCAGTCCGCCGCGCTGGCCGCCGATCTTGAGACCGGTGCCGGACGAGAGCCAACCCGAGGAGATGTCGGCCGACTTGGCGGCATTGGTCTCGGCGAGCGGGTCGTTGTCGGCGCGCCGGGCCAGCGCCATGACGCCGGGGACGACGAACGGGGCGAGCAGCAGGTCGTACAGGGCGGCCGTGAACAGCAGGCTGCCCAGGCCCACATGGCGGGCGGCGGTGTCTCCGACGAGGGCGCCGACACCGGCGTACAGGACGGTGGCGCCGATCGCGGCGGCGACCACGACGGCCATCGGGCCGGTCGCCGACTTCAGGCGGCCGTTCTCCGGTTTCGCCAGGCCCGCGAGGTAGCCGATGACGCACAGGACGAGGGCGTAGCGGCCGGCCGCGTGGTCGGCGGGCGGGGCGAGGTCGGCGAGGAGGCCCGCGCCGAAGCCGATGAGGGCGCCCGCGACATGGCCGTAGACCATGGCCAGGCCGAGGACCGTGAGGAGCAGCAGGTCGGGGACGGCGCCCGGGAGGTGGAGGCGGGCGAGGACGCTCACCTGGATCACGAGGGCGACGACGACCAGCGGCACGGAGAGCAGGATCCGGTTGACACGCATGGGGAGGGGCTCCTACTGCTGTTGCTGGCCGTCGACCGGCGCGTTCGCGGACGGGGTGACCGTGACGGTCACCGTCGGGATCGGGGTCGGCTTGGGCTTCGCCGGCAGGACCGTGTCGCGCGGGTCCTTCTTCGGGGCCTCCACGACCACGCCGACGATGTCGAGCTTGGTGAAGTTGACGTACGGCGTGACGTACAGCGTGCGGGTCAGGCCGCCGCCGGAGGGGTCGACGCGGGAGACGACACCGACGGGGACGCCGGGCACGAACGGCTTGTCGGCCTCCGAGCCGAAGGTGACCAGACGGTCGCCCTTCTTCACCTCCGCCTTGCCGTTGAGGAGTTCGACGCGCAGCGGGCCGTCGCCCTCACCGGAGGCGAAGCCGAGTTCGTCGCTGCCCTCCATGCGGGTGCCGACGGTGAAGTCGGGGTCGTTGGCGAGGAGGACGGTCGCGGAGTCGGGGCCGACGGTGGTGACGCGGCCGACCAGTCCGTTGCCGTTGAGGACGGTCATGTCGCGCTTGATGCCGTCGTTGGCGCCGACGTCGATGGTGATCGTCCAGGAGAAGCTCTGGGCGGCTCCTATCGCGATGACCTGGGCACCCTTGATGCCGTACTGGCCCTCGCCGGCCACCTTCACCAGTTTGTCGAGCTGGTCGAGACGGCTGCGGTTGCGGTCGTCGCTGCCGAGCTTCGCCTTGAGGGCCGCGTTCTCCTTCTCCAGGACGGCGAGCCGGTCGTGCCGCTCACCGGAGTCGCGGACCGCTGAGACCGCGTCACCGACCGGGTCGACGGCGGACGACACACCGTTCTCGATCGGGCCGAACACGGCGGCCGCGGCCCGGCGGGCACCGTCGACCGGTGAGTCCTGCCCTCCCCGGATGTCCACCGTGATCAACGCGAACGCTACGGCGATCAGCAGCACCAGGAGCAGCCGGCTCTCTCGTGTGTCCCTCACGTGCGGCGGCCGTGCCTTCCTCATAGAAATGTGCAGAGGTTCAGGTATGCAGGTGTTGTACGTGCGGATGAATACAGACGCCTATGACGGAGCCTATGCCTCCGTATCAACGATCCGCCGCACGAGAGGAGATCATCCCGTACGGCGGAATCGAAGCGTTACGTCATCTGCGCGGCTGGGCGTCCAGAACCTGCTGGAGCGCCTCGAATTCCTCGACGCACTTGCCGGAGCCGAGCGCCACGCTGTCCAGCGGGTCCTCGGCGATGTGGATCGGCATTCCGGTCTCCCGGCGCAGCCGCTCGTCGAGACCCTGCAGCAGGGCTCCGCCGCCGGTCAGAACGATTCCGCGGTCCATGATGTCGCCGGAGAGCTCCGGCGGGCACTTGTCGAGGGTCGTCTTCACCGCGTCGACGATCGCGTTGACGGGCTCCTCGATCGCCTTGCGGACTTCGGCGGCCGAGATGACGACGGTCTTGGGCAGGCCGGAGACCAGGTCCCGGCCGCGGATTTCGGTGTGCTGGTCGTCGTCGAGGTCGTACGCGGAACCAATCGTGATCTTGATCTGCTCAGCCGTCCGCTCACCCAGAAGGAGCGAGTACTCCTTCTTGATGTGCTGGATGATCGCGTTGTCCAACTCGTCGCCCGCGACGCGGATGGACTGGGCGGTGACGATGCCACCGAGCGAGATGACCGCGACCTCCGTGGTGCCGCCGCCGATGTCCACCACCATGTTGCCCGTGGCCTCGTGGACCGGCAGGCCGGAGCCGATGGCCGCGGCCATGGGCTCCTCGATGATGTGCACCTGGCGGGCCCCGGCCTGGGACGACGCCTCGATGACGGCACGGCGCTCGACGCCCGTGATGCCCGAGGGCACACAGACGACGACACGGGGACGGGCCAGATAGCGCCGCTTGTGGATCTTCAAGATGAAGTAGCGGAGCATGCGCTCGGTGATCTCGAAGTCGGCGATGACACCGTCCTTCAGCGGACGTACGGCAACGATGTTGCCGGGCGTGCGCCCGATCATCTTCTTGGCTTCCGAGCCGACCGCGAGAATGCCACCGGTGTTGGTGTTGATCGCGACGACGGACGGCTCGTTGAGTACGATCCCGCGACCCCTGACGTACACCAGCGTGTTGGCGGTCCCGAGGTCGACAGCCATGTCACGGCCGATGAACGACATTGAGTTCCCCATCAGGATTCGTCTGGCCTTCCTGGGAGCTTTTGAGGGCTTTTCAGGTCGGCGAAGTGGGTGCAGTGACGTGAAGGCTTCCATCGTAGACGCGCCATCACGAACACTGCGCGAGGGTCTTCGCCATTGTCAGCATGTGAGGCACTGCCTCGCTTGTGGAGACGGCCCAACGGGGGCACTCGTTCCCCCGATCGGCACGCATATGCCAAGAGACGGCCGGAAAATCGCGGCCGTCCCTGGTCAGGCATGTGGGTTACTGATGGAGATTCAGGAACGCCCCGGGAAGAAGATCTTCACCTCGCGTTCGGCGGACTCCTCCGAGTCCGAGGCGTGGATCAGGTTCTCCCGGACGATGACACCGAAGTCCCCGCGGATCGAGCCCGGCGAGGCGGCGATCGGGTCGGTCGGACCGGCCAGCGCGCGTACACCCTCGATGACCCGCTCGCCCTCGACGATCAGGGCGACGACGGGACCGGAGGCCATGAACTCCACCAGCGGCTCGTAGAAGGGCTTGCCCTTGTGCTCGCCGTAGTGCTGCTCCAGGGTGTCCTGGTCCAGGGTGCGCAGCTCCAGCGCGGTGATCTGCCAGCCGGCCTTGCGCTCGATGCGGCTGATGATCTCGCCGGTCAGGCCACGACGTACGGCGTCGGGCTTGAGCAGGACGAGGGTGCGCTGGGTCACGACGGGGCTCCTTCTGATCATGATGGTGCGGGTCGACTCACGGTCGTGTCACGGTCGTCTCACGACAAGGCCGAGGCTACAGGGCGTGTCCATGCGGCCATTACGCAACGTCAGGTGTAGTGGAGTCACGCCGCGCCGGGAGTGGCGGAATCGGCCTGCGCGGCCTGCGCCGCGAACCGCGCCTTCGCCTCGTCGATCTTCCGGCCGTAGTGGACCGACGCCCACCACAGGGCCGCGAAGATCGCCCCGAGGAAGAACATCGACGGCACGACGAAGCCCGAC from Streptomyces sp. NBC_01478 includes the following:
- the mreD gene encoding rod shape-determining protein MreD encodes the protein MRVNRILLSVPLVVVALVIQVSVLARLHLPGAVPDLLLLTVLGLAMVYGHVAGALIGFGAGLLADLAPPADHAAGRYALVLCVIGYLAGLAKPENGRLKSATGPMAVVVAAAIGATVLYAGVGALVGDTAARHVGLGSLLFTAALYDLLLAPFVVPGVMALARRADNDPLAETNAAKSADISSGWLSSGTGLKIGGQRGGLRMKTARARVARAGRIKGVKRL
- the mreC gene encoding rod shape-determining protein MreC: MRDTRESRLLLVLLIAVAFALITVDIRGGQDSPVDGARRAAAAVFGPIENGVSSAVDPVGDAVSAVRDSGERHDRLAVLEKENAALKAKLGSDDRNRSRLDQLDKLVKVAGEGQYGIKGAQVIAIGAAQSFSWTITIDVGANDGIKRDMTVLNGNGLVGRVTTVGPDSATVLLANDPDFTVGTRMEGSDELGFASGEGDGPLRVELLNGKAEVKKGDRLVTFGSEADKPFVPGVPVGVVSRVDPSGGGLTRTLYVTPYVNFTKLDIVGVVVEAPKKDPRDTVLPAKPKPTPIPTVTVTVTPSANAPVDGQQQQ
- a CDS encoding rod shape-determining protein; translated protein: MSFIGRDMAVDLGTANTLVYVRGRGIVLNEPSVVAINTNTGGILAVGSEAKKMIGRTPGNIVAVRPLKDGVIADFEITERMLRYFILKIHKRRYLARPRVVVCVPSGITGVERRAVIEASSQAGARQVHIIEEPMAAAIGSGLPVHEATGNMVVDIGGGTTEVAVISLGGIVTAQSIRVAGDELDNAIIQHIKKEYSLLLGERTAEQIKITIGSAYDLDDDQHTEIRGRDLVSGLPKTVVISAAEVRKAIEEPVNAIVDAVKTTLDKCPPELSGDIMDRGIVLTGGGALLQGLDERLRRETGMPIHIAEDPLDSVALGSGKCVEEFEALQQVLDAQPRR
- the ndk gene encoding nucleoside-diphosphate kinase encodes the protein MTQRTLVLLKPDAVRRGLTGEIISRIERKAGWQITALELRTLDQDTLEQHYGEHKGKPFYEPLVEFMASGPVVALIVEGERVIEGVRALAGPTDPIAASPGSIRGDFGVIVRENLIHASDSEESAEREVKIFFPGRS